A part of Marinobacter psychrophilus genomic DNA contains:
- a CDS encoding class I SAM-dependent methyltransferase gives MGFYQEKILPHLISKVCASEGLMALRQSLVPRAKGIVLEVGMGSGINLALYRSNEVARVYGLEPSAGMRHKAIDNANRSPVPLEWLDLPGEEIPLADASIDTVVLTFTLCSIAGWEKALIQMKRVLRADGKLLFLEHGESPDAKVQRWQHRITPAWKRIGGGCHLNRPIADLIRSADFEIVELDTFYLAKAPRIAGYIYRGVAVHSKQIF, from the coding sequence ATGGGATTTTACCAAGAAAAAATACTCCCGCACCTGATTTCCAAAGTATGCGCCAGTGAAGGCCTGATGGCGCTGCGCCAGAGCCTGGTGCCCAGGGCAAAAGGGATTGTGCTGGAAGTGGGAATGGGTTCGGGCATCAACCTCGCGCTATACCGGTCCAATGAAGTTGCGCGGGTATACGGCCTGGAGCCGTCGGCCGGGATGCGCCACAAAGCCATCGACAATGCCAACCGATCACCAGTGCCCCTAGAATGGCTGGATTTACCAGGCGAGGAAATTCCGCTGGCAGACGCCAGCATAGACACAGTCGTGCTCACCTTTACGCTGTGCAGCATAGCCGGCTGGGAAAAAGCACTGATCCAAATGAAAAGAGTTTTGCGCGCCGATGGCAAATTGCTGTTTCTGGAGCACGGCGAATCACCGGATGCCAAAGTTCAGCGCTGGCAACACCGAATAACGCCGGCCTGGAAGCGCATTGGCGGCGGCTGCCACCTGAACCGACCCATTGCCGACCTGATCCGCAGCGCAGACTTTGAAATCGTTGAGCTAGACACCTTCTATCTAGCAAAAGCGCCGCGCATTGCCGGCTACATTTATCGAGGTGTTGCGGTGCACTCAAAACAGATCTTTTAA
- a CDS encoding cytochrome ubiquinol oxidase subunit I, which translates to MELDPILLSRIQFAFVVSFHAIFPVFTVGLASYIAVLEGLAFKTGNQSWVRLSSFWTKIFAVVFGMGVVSGIVMSFQFGTNWSNFSQATANFLGPMLTYEVITAFFLEAAFLGVLLFGRNKVPPGVHLFAAIMVATGTFISTFWILSANSWMHTPAGVELRDGIFYVTSWTEAIFNPSFPYRFTHMVLASFLTGGFVVAGVSAWYLLKGREVDANRKALSMCLWLLLIVAPTQAVVGDFHGLNTLEHQPMKVAAMEGHWETGTNVPLLLFAIPDQKNQTNHFEIGIPSLASLVLTHDWNGEILGLNEVAVDKQPPVAIVFWSFRVMVALGLLMILVALTGLVLRRGGKFWRTRWFLQSLRVMSITPFLAVLSGWFVTETGRSPWLVYGMLDYAAAITPSLTGTMALFTLIGYVVVYSMVFSAGLYYLMRVLFEGLEADYEKPESLTERPKRPLSAAHTQFEIGKITGRPVTQGEH; encoded by the coding sequence ATGGAACTCGATCCCATCCTGTTGTCGCGAATACAATTCGCATTCGTGGTTTCTTTCCACGCCATTTTCCCAGTATTTACTGTGGGTCTTGCTTCTTATATTGCCGTACTGGAAGGCTTGGCCTTTAAAACTGGCAATCAATCATGGGTTCGCCTGTCCTCATTCTGGACCAAAATTTTCGCCGTGGTTTTTGGCATGGGCGTGGTGTCCGGAATTGTTATGTCGTTTCAGTTTGGTACAAACTGGAGCAATTTCTCCCAAGCGACTGCCAACTTTCTGGGGCCGATGCTGACTTATGAGGTGATAACGGCGTTCTTCCTCGAAGCTGCGTTCCTGGGCGTTTTGCTGTTTGGCCGTAATAAAGTCCCGCCCGGTGTGCATTTGTTTGCCGCCATTATGGTGGCGACCGGAACCTTCATATCGACCTTCTGGATTCTATCGGCCAACAGCTGGATGCACACACCAGCAGGCGTCGAACTGCGTGACGGCATTTTTTACGTGACGTCTTGGACTGAAGCGATTTTCAATCCTTCCTTCCCCTACCGCTTTACCCACATGGTGCTGGCATCGTTCTTAACGGGTGGCTTTGTTGTCGCCGGCGTGAGCGCCTGGTATCTGCTCAAGGGTCGCGAAGTAGATGCCAACCGGAAAGCGCTGTCTATGTGTTTGTGGCTGCTGTTAATAGTGGCGCCGACTCAAGCGGTCGTTGGTGATTTTCACGGTTTGAACACACTTGAGCACCAGCCAATGAAAGTGGCCGCGATGGAAGGCCACTGGGAAACCGGGACTAACGTGCCTCTGTTGCTATTCGCTATTCCAGATCAGAAAAACCAGACCAATCATTTCGAAATTGGTATCCCCAGCCTGGCGTCACTCGTGCTCACCCACGATTGGAACGGCGAGATTTTGGGCCTGAATGAAGTCGCGGTTGATAAGCAGCCTCCGGTTGCGATCGTATTCTGGTCGTTCCGCGTGATGGTAGCCCTTGGTCTGCTAATGATTCTGGTCGCGCTGACGGGCTTGGTCCTGCGTCGTGGTGGCAAATTCTGGCGCACAAGATGGTTTCTGCAGAGTCTGCGCGTCATGAGTATTACACCATTTCTTGCGGTACTGTCAGGATGGTTTGTGACTGAAACTGGTCGCTCGCCCTGGCTGGTGTACGGCATGCTCGATTACGCAGCAGCCATTACACCGTCACTGACCGGCACTATGGCGCTGTTCACTCTGATTGGTTATGTGGTGGTGTATTCGATGGTGTTCTCGGCCGGTCTTTACTACTTGATGCGGGTTTTGTTTGAAGGTCTCGAGGCAGACTATGAAAAGCCTGAGTCATTGACCGAACGGCCGAAACGTCCTCTGTCTGCGGCGCACACTCAATTTGAAATTGGTAAAATTACAGGGCGGCCGGTTACCCAAGGAGAACACTGA
- the cydD gene encoding thiol reductant ABC exporter subunit CydD: MAEPDARNTSALNNGGTGDSSPAPLSAEVNQWLQGLAKTHSKSVIKTAVAGLFAGFATIVQMTLLATIIHQGLVEKVALTALTPYFLGLLATLGLRALAQGWQTTLASRCSQQVRQQVRQQLNDCWQATGPVSLNQSSAGTHSREWLDHVDALHGFFARFLPQMLIATLLPLMILAFVFWLDWLAAIFLMLAAPLIPLFMALVGMGAESLNQQHFQTVSRLSGQFLDKVRGLTTLQLFQQTGPASEVLQQRSDQYRFITMKTLRVAFLSSAVLEFFSSVAIAVIAMYIGFGLLGSIVFGPAADLTLFSGLLVLLLAPEFFQPLRTLSQHYHDRASALGAGAEIFSRLKASESTGQRVRPAPSQNSTGVMVQDVSVGFGSGFSKNKLLFDRVSFSVGRGQALALTGPSGGGKSTLLNMIAGFIAPQSGAITIFDKAPGQQAFGWLGQKGFLIDGTWADNLRLTAPQASDSEIADALAQVGLGPLLAERAEGIYSKVMEDGQGLSGGQSRRLSLARILVADYDLILLDEPTAALDADSEQHIVQTLSKLKQQGKTLVFSSHHTALLALADRVLQVVDGRLQATAEGGHHD; this comes from the coding sequence GTGGCTGAACCCGATGCGCGAAACACTAGCGCCTTGAATAACGGTGGTACCGGTGATTCGTCGCCGGCACCACTTAGTGCAGAAGTGAATCAATGGTTACAGGGCTTGGCCAAGACACACAGCAAAAGCGTCATCAAAACGGCGGTAGCTGGTTTGTTTGCAGGCTTTGCTACCATTGTACAAATGACCTTGTTAGCCACGATTATTCACCAGGGCCTGGTGGAAAAAGTCGCTTTGACTGCATTGACACCGTATTTTCTGGGATTATTGGCCACGTTAGGGCTGCGGGCGCTGGCTCAGGGCTGGCAAACCACTCTGGCGTCGCGCTGCAGCCAGCAGGTGCGCCAACAGGTACGTCAGCAACTTAACGATTGTTGGCAAGCCACCGGGCCGGTAAGCCTGAACCAGTCTTCTGCTGGCACCCATAGCCGCGAGTGGCTTGACCACGTTGATGCTCTGCACGGTTTCTTCGCACGTTTTCTGCCGCAAATGCTGATTGCCACCCTGCTACCGCTGATGATTTTAGCGTTTGTATTCTGGTTAGACTGGCTAGCGGCAATATTTTTAATGTTGGCGGCACCCCTGATTCCGTTGTTCATGGCATTGGTAGGTATGGGCGCTGAATCACTGAATCAACAGCACTTTCAAACCGTCAGCCGCCTGTCCGGCCAATTTCTGGATAAGGTGCGCGGGCTGACCACTTTGCAACTGTTTCAGCAAACTGGCCCCGCTTCCGAGGTTCTGCAACAGCGCTCGGACCAATACCGGTTTATCACTATGAAAACCCTGCGGGTGGCGTTTTTGTCGTCAGCCGTGCTGGAGTTCTTTTCGTCTGTGGCCATCGCCGTTATAGCCATGTATATCGGCTTTGGTCTGTTGGGCTCCATCGTTTTTGGCCCGGCAGCGGATTTAACGCTGTTTTCCGGTTTATTGGTGTTGCTGCTGGCACCGGAGTTCTTTCAACCCTTGCGCACGTTGTCACAGCACTATCACGATCGTGCATCCGCTTTGGGTGCCGGCGCTGAAATTTTCAGCCGGCTTAAAGCGTCAGAGTCGACTGGCCAGCGGGTTCGCCCTGCTCCTTCGCAGAACAGCACCGGGGTGATGGTTCAAGACGTCAGCGTTGGCTTCGGCTCTGGCTTTAGCAAAAACAAGCTGCTGTTTGACCGGGTGTCGTTCAGCGTTGGCCGCGGCCAGGCCCTTGCGCTAACGGGCCCCTCCGGAGGTGGCAAAAGCACCTTACTGAATATGATTGCGGGATTTATTGCCCCACAAAGCGGTGCCATTACCATTTTTGACAAAGCCCCGGGCCAGCAAGCGTTTGGCTGGTTAGGACAAAAAGGCTTTTTGATTGATGGCACCTGGGCCGACAACCTGCGCTTAACCGCACCGCAGGCCAGCGATAGTGAGATAGCTGACGCGCTGGCACAGGTTGGCCTGGGCCCTTTGCTTGCTGAACGCGCAGAGGGCATTTACAGCAAAGTAATGGAAGATGGCCAGGGCTTGTCGGGTGGGCAGTCACGGCGCCTGAGCCTGGCGCGTATTCTGGTGGCAGATTATGACCTGATCCTGCTGGATGAGCCCACAGCAGCGCTGGATGCCGACAGCGAACAGCACATTGTGCAAACCCTGTCCAAATTGAAGCAGCAAGGAAAAACCCTGGTATTTTCCAGTCACCACACGGCGTTGCTCGCATTGGCTGACCGGGTACTGCAGGTGGTAGATGGCCGGTTGCAGGCCACTGCTGAAGGAGGTCACCATGATTGA
- the cydC gene encoding thiol reductant ABC exporter subunit CydC, which translates to MIDALRPWLQLVFHRRNRLLIGAFLILVTLLAGISLLALSGWFITRTALVGLLIAMGIQATIELYLPGSAIRLFAVSRTVFRYLERIYNHETVLRLLADIRVTLFKRLAFVPRSQRSPMTGAQWLSRLLTDVDALDTLYLRLLAPASLAALVSVGVIILAATVFSVQTGVLVAACLGLAFALATGAVYLRTHTLAQAQSERQDTLRSQLVQHIEGYAELTAAGHARDHSALLMQQAEQLTSEQCTIEARAGWHLAGSNLLINLAVVVALWMGFSLYQQQMLSGPVLVLLPIALLGLGEVYGVLPDAFSRLGGTVASARRLNRDTAESAGHGGVTLAKTTDLETPDNGDFAVSVDDLQLRYGDSQPLLARPLSIKLKPGEWLGFTGRSGSGKSSLADALSGLIHPSSGSVSSLPVAYLTQQTYLFDDTLSMNLKMANPEASDDDLWQVLDLVEMGDRFDEEPAQLDTWLGSGGNLLSGGEARRIALARVLLSPATVFVLDEPFTGVDKALRDRICCRLEQRLAGRTVISLAHSVDALAGGTATIAL; encoded by the coding sequence ATGATTGATGCTCTGCGCCCCTGGTTGCAGTTGGTTTTCCACCGCCGTAACCGCTTACTGATTGGCGCTTTTTTGATTCTAGTTACGCTGCTTGCGGGTATCTCTCTGTTGGCGTTGTCTGGGTGGTTTATCACCAGAACAGCTCTGGTTGGCTTATTGATCGCCATGGGTATTCAGGCCACGATCGAGCTGTATCTGCCCGGCTCGGCCATTCGCCTGTTTGCAGTTTCGCGTACCGTATTCCGCTACCTGGAGCGAATTTACAATCACGAAACCGTGCTACGACTGTTGGCAGACATTCGGGTAACCCTGTTTAAACGTCTGGCCTTTGTGCCCCGCAGCCAGCGCTCGCCAATGACGGGCGCACAATGGCTGTCACGCTTGCTCACCGATGTAGACGCACTGGATACACTTTACCTGCGCCTACTTGCTCCTGCGTCCCTGGCGGCGCTGGTAAGTGTTGGGGTTATTATCCTGGCCGCGACGGTGTTTAGTGTACAAACCGGCGTTTTGGTCGCTGCGTGCCTGGGCCTGGCTTTTGCATTGGCAACAGGCGCTGTCTACCTGCGCACCCATACCCTGGCTCAGGCTCAGAGTGAACGCCAAGACACGCTACGCAGTCAGTTGGTTCAGCACATTGAGGGTTATGCAGAGCTCACCGCTGCAGGCCATGCCCGTGACCACAGCGCCTTGTTGATGCAGCAGGCCGAACAGTTAACCAGTGAGCAATGCACTATTGAGGCTCGAGCTGGCTGGCACCTGGCAGGCTCGAACCTGTTGATAAACCTGGCAGTGGTGGTGGCTCTGTGGATGGGATTTAGCTTGTACCAGCAGCAAATGCTGTCGGGTCCGGTGCTGGTTTTGCTGCCTATCGCTTTATTGGGATTGGGCGAGGTGTATGGCGTGTTGCCCGACGCATTTTCCCGCCTTGGCGGCACAGTGGCCTCTGCCCGGCGCTTGAACCGCGATACCGCAGAAAGCGCTGGGCACGGCGGTGTCACCTTGGCGAAGACAACTGACCTGGAAACGCCTGATAACGGCGATTTTGCGGTCTCGGTTGATGATTTGCAGCTGCGCTACGGCGACAGTCAGCCTTTGCTGGCTCGCCCTCTCAGTATCAAGCTGAAGCCCGGGGAGTGGCTCGGTTTTACTGGCCGGTCAGGCAGCGGAAAATCGTCTCTGGCAGACGCTTTAAGCGGGCTAATACACCCATCAAGCGGCAGCGTTAGCAGCCTTCCGGTTGCTTACCTGACTCAGCAAACCTATCTGTTTGACGACACTTTAAGCATGAACTTGAAAATGGCCAACCCGGAGGCCAGCGATGACGATCTGTGGCAAGTGCTGGACTTGGTCGAGATGGGAGACCGCTTTGACGAAGAGCCGGCCCAGCTGGATACCTGGCTGGGCAGTGGCGGCAATTTGCTGTCTGGCGGCGAAGCCCGGCGCATCGCGCTGGCGCGAGTGCTACTAAGCCCTGCGACCGTGTTCGTGCTGGACGAGCCATTCACCGGTGTCGACAAAGCCCTGCGCGACCGCATATGCTGCCGTTTGGAACAACGTTTGGCGGGCCGTACGGTGATCAGCCTGGCTCACAGTGTGGATGCACTGGCAGGTGGCACCGCTACGATTGCGCTTTAA
- a CDS encoding iron-containing alcohol dehydrogenase, which produces MSSQIILPRILQVGAGASEELPNVLASLNCSRPLIITDRMMVELGYAESLKACLLQRSISADVFSDTVPEPTVGSIQAGVEQVRNGDYDCIVALGGGSPIDSAKAISILARFGGVMSDYKFPRIVNESGIPVIAVPTTAGTGSEATRFTIITDETSDEKMLCVGIGFMPVAALVDYNLTLTVPARTTADTGIDALTHAMESYVSQKANLYSDSQALAAMRLLGPNLRTSYKDGTNKPAREAMMLGSTLAGIAFSAASVALVHGMSRPIGAAFHVPHGLSNAMLLPTITEFSIPSAPERYADCARAMGVADEADTTDSANQKLLKELYALNEELQVPTPGGFGIDRAKFFELIPTMAQQALASGSPGNNPRVPTAQQIAALYENLW; this is translated from the coding sequence ATGTCTTCGCAAATAATACTTCCACGCATTCTGCAGGTTGGCGCCGGCGCCAGCGAAGAATTACCCAATGTGCTCGCCAGCCTTAACTGCAGCCGGCCGCTGATTATTACCGACAGGATGATGGTCGAACTGGGCTATGCAGAATCGCTCAAGGCATGCCTGTTGCAGCGTTCGATCAGTGCCGATGTGTTTAGCGATACCGTCCCGGAACCTACAGTGGGCTCTATTCAAGCCGGCGTTGAGCAGGTTCGCAACGGCGATTACGATTGCATTGTCGCCCTGGGCGGTGGCAGTCCGATTGACAGCGCCAAAGCGATTTCGATATTAGCCCGCTTCGGTGGGGTAATGAGCGATTACAAATTTCCGCGCATCGTCAATGAAAGCGGTATTCCAGTAATTGCGGTGCCAACCACCGCCGGTACAGGTTCGGAAGCCACCCGCTTTACCATCATCACGGATGAGACCAGTGATGAAAAAATGCTCTGTGTGGGCATTGGCTTTATGCCAGTTGCGGCGCTGGTGGACTACAACCTGACTCTGACCGTGCCTGCCCGAACCACCGCCGATACCGGCATAGACGCTCTGACTCACGCGATGGAGTCTTACGTCAGTCAGAAAGCGAATTTGTACAGCGACTCCCAGGCGTTGGCCGCCATGCGCTTGCTGGGACCCAATCTGCGTACCAGCTATAAAGACGGCACCAACAAACCGGCCCGTGAGGCCATGATGCTGGGTTCAACCTTGGCGGGCATCGCATTTTCGGCGGCGTCCGTAGCGTTGGTGCATGGCATGAGCCGCCCTATCGGCGCTGCGTTTCATGTGCCGCACGGTTTATCGAACGCGATGCTGTTACCAACCATTACCGAGTTTTCCATCCCCTCAGCGCCCGAACGCTACGCAGACTGCGCTCGAGCCATGGGCGTTGCTGACGAGGCCGACACCACCGACAGCGCTAATCAGAAACTGCTCAAAGAACTCTATGCGCTCAATGAAGAGCTTCAGGTACCCACCCCTGGCGGCTTTGGAATTGATCGCGCCAAATTCTTTGAGTTAATACCGACAATGGCTCAACAGGCTTTGGCGTCGGGGTCCCCCGGCAACAATCCGCGAGTGCCAACGGCACAGCAGATCGCCGCGCTTTACGAGAATCTCTGGTAG
- a CDS encoding saccharopine dehydrogenase family protein: MSASKQPPYDLLVFGATSFVGQILTQYLYDTHGVGGDVSWAIAGRSQSKLETLRNQLGTGAADLPLLVADATDEPALQALCMRTRVIISTVGPYAIYGEPLIKACVETGTDYCDLTGEVQWIGKMVSRYEAAAKESGARIVHCCGFDSIPSDMGVWFLQQQAESAFGRVCLDVRMRLKAAKGTLSGGTVASMINIAKEMAADPELRRSMANPFSISPAGHRSKTRQPSLKGPGFDKTLNSWLAPFVMGAINTRVIHRSNALQDTRYGQEFTYDEAVMTGRGVKGRLAAYGITAALAGFFMGSAVKPTRWAIEKFVPQPGEGPSPEAQQTGFFDMRFVGKTDDGRTIITQVKGDRDPGYGATSRMIGEAATCLAFDVPKNRDGGFWTPASLLGQPLLERLTRRAGLSFNVLETR; this comes from the coding sequence ATGAGTGCAAGTAAACAGCCCCCTTACGATCTGTTGGTGTTCGGCGCAACCAGTTTTGTCGGTCAGATTCTGACTCAGTATTTGTACGACACCCATGGCGTGGGTGGTGATGTTTCCTGGGCCATAGCCGGCCGCTCACAGTCAAAGCTTGAAACACTCAGAAACCAGCTGGGGACAGGCGCTGCCGATTTGCCGTTACTGGTCGCCGATGCTACCGACGAGCCAGCGCTGCAAGCATTGTGTATGCGCACCCGGGTTATTATTTCTACGGTCGGCCCTTATGCGATTTATGGCGAACCACTGATCAAAGCCTGCGTCGAAACCGGCACTGACTACTGTGACCTTACCGGCGAAGTACAATGGATCGGCAAAATGGTGTCGCGCTATGAAGCGGCGGCGAAAGAATCCGGTGCACGCATCGTTCATTGCTGTGGTTTCGACTCTATACCGTCAGACATGGGCGTCTGGTTCCTTCAGCAACAGGCAGAGAGCGCTTTTGGCAGGGTGTGCCTGGATGTGCGTATGCGCTTGAAAGCGGCCAAGGGAACGCTCTCCGGCGGCACAGTCGCGTCAATGATCAACATCGCCAAGGAAATGGCCGCCGATCCCGAACTGCGACGCTCTATGGCGAACCCGTTCTCCATCAGCCCCGCTGGCCATCGGTCAAAAACTCGCCAGCCTTCGCTCAAAGGCCCGGGGTTTGATAAAACCCTGAACAGCTGGCTGGCACCGTTTGTGATGGGCGCCATCAACACTCGCGTTATTCACCGCTCTAACGCTCTGCAAGATACACGCTACGGCCAGGAATTCACTTACGACGAAGCCGTTATGACCGGCCGCGGTGTGAAGGGCCGGTTGGCTGCTTACGGCATAACCGCAGCGTTGGCAGGGTTTTTCATGGGTTCTGCGGTGAAACCAACGCGCTGGGCTATTGAAAAATTCGTGCCACAGCCAGGAGAAGGTCCAAGCCCGGAGGCCCAGCAGACCGGGTTTTTTGACATGCGATTCGTGGGAAAAACAGATGACGGGCGTACGATCATTACCCAAGTTAAAGGCGATCGTGATCCGGGTTACGGCGCCACCAGCCGCATGATCGGCGAAGCAGCAACGTGCCTGGCATTTGACGTTCCAAAAAATCGGGACGGTGGTTTCTGGACCCCGGCATCCTTGCTAGGCCAGCCACTGCTGGAACGTTTAACCAGACGTGCCGGTTTGAGCTTTAACGTACTGGAAACCCGCTAA
- a CDS encoding electron transfer flavoprotein subunit alpha/FixB family protein: protein MSILVIAEHDNSSLKQATLSVIAAAKVIGGNIDVLVAGENVGTVAEAAAKADGVNKVMVADNAVYGHFLGENLSQLIVELAEGYTHILAAAGSTGKDTMPRVAALLDVAQISDIIRVEAPDTFVRPIYAGNAIATIKSSDSVKVITVRPTGFDPVAAEGGSASVEQLVVVKDAGLSTFVSEQKAKSDRPELASAGIVVSGGRGMQNGENFKMLEQIADLMGAAVGASRAAVDAGFVPNDMQVGQTGKIVAPQLYIAVGISGAIQHLAGMSDSKVIVAINKDEEAPIFQVADYGLVADLFEAIPKLEEELKKA, encoded by the coding sequence ATGAGCATCCTTGTAATTGCTGAACATGACAACAGCAGCCTGAAGCAGGCGACCCTGAGTGTTATTGCAGCCGCCAAGGTTATCGGTGGCAACATCGATGTGTTGGTCGCTGGTGAAAACGTGGGCACCGTTGCGGAAGCCGCAGCAAAAGCTGACGGTGTTAATAAGGTGATGGTTGCTGATAACGCGGTTTATGGCCATTTTTTGGGTGAAAACCTGAGCCAGTTGATTGTTGAGCTGGCCGAGGGTTACACCCACATCCTGGCAGCTGCCGGCAGCACGGGCAAAGACACCATGCCCCGCGTAGCGGCATTGCTGGATGTGGCCCAGATTTCTGACATCATTCGAGTTGAAGCCCCAGACACTTTTGTTCGCCCGATTTATGCGGGTAACGCCATCGCCACTATAAAATCCAGCGATAGCGTTAAGGTGATCACCGTGCGCCCAACCGGCTTCGACCCGGTAGCAGCAGAAGGTGGCTCCGCATCGGTGGAACAGTTGGTCGTGGTAAAAGATGCAGGTTTGTCCACGTTTGTCAGTGAGCAAAAAGCGAAATCGGACCGCCCTGAGCTTGCTAGTGCCGGGATTGTCGTCTCTGGTGGTCGCGGCATGCAGAACGGCGAAAACTTCAAAATGCTGGAGCAGATCGCCGACTTGATGGGTGCCGCTGTCGGAGCATCTCGAGCCGCTGTTGACGCCGGCTTCGTGCCCAACGATATGCAGGTAGGGCAAACCGGAAAAATCGTTGCGCCACAGCTGTATATTGCCGTTGGTATCTCGGGTGCCATTCAGCATCTGGCGGGTATGTCTGACTCTAAAGTGATCGTTGCGATCAACAAGGACGAAGAAGCACCTATCTTCCAGGTAGCAGACTACGGCCTGGTTGCAGATCTTTTTGAAGCAATACCGAAACTTGAAGAAGAACTTAAGAAAGCGTAA
- a CDS encoding electron transfer flavoprotein subunit beta/FixA family protein, producing the protein MKVLVAVKRVVDYNVKVRVKPDNSGVDLANVKMAMNPFCEIAVEEAVRLKEKGVVNEIVVVSIGPKACQEQIRTALALGADRGIHVETDAEIQSLQVAKLLKAVADKEQPNLIILGKQAIDSDNNQTGQMLAALAGMSLGTFASEVVIDGDKVNVTREVDGGMMTVSLTLPAVVTTDLRLNEPRYASLPNIMKAKKKPLESISPADLGVDVTPRLTTVNVEAPASRQAGIKVADVAELVNKLKNEAKVI; encoded by the coding sequence ATGAAGGTTCTGGTTGCTGTAAAACGAGTAGTTGACTACAACGTAAAAGTGCGTGTAAAGCCGGACAACTCTGGTGTTGATCTCGCTAACGTCAAAATGGCAATGAACCCATTCTGCGAAATCGCTGTTGAAGAAGCGGTTCGGCTAAAAGAAAAGGGTGTTGTGAACGAGATTGTGGTGGTTTCTATTGGCCCGAAGGCTTGTCAGGAGCAGATTCGCACCGCTCTGGCATTGGGCGCGGACCGTGGCATCCACGTTGAAACAGACGCAGAAATTCAATCTTTGCAGGTTGCCAAGCTGTTAAAAGCTGTGGCTGATAAAGAGCAACCCAATCTGATCATTCTGGGTAAGCAGGCCATCGACTCAGACAACAACCAGACTGGCCAGATGTTGGCCGCGCTGGCAGGTATGAGCTTAGGCACATTCGCGTCTGAAGTTGTGATCGACGGTGACAAAGTAAACGTAACTCGTGAAGTAGATGGCGGCATGATGACCGTTTCACTGACCTTGCCCGCGGTTGTTACCACGGACTTGCGTTTGAACGAACCGCGTTACGCGTCGTTGCCTAACATTATGAAAGCAAAAAAGAAGCCTCTAGAGTCTATTAGCCCGGCCGATCTGGGTGTTGATGTCACTCCGCGCCTGACAACTGTCAACGTGGAAGCCCCGGCTTCACGCCAGGCCGGTATCAAAGTGGCAGACGTGGCAGAGCTGGTTAACAAATTGAAGAACGAAGCGAAGGTGATCTGA